A DNA window from Amycolatopsis sp. DSM 110486 contains the following coding sequences:
- a CDS encoding isoniazid inducible protein IniA produces MTASAWLEVLDETLDACRSHGREDLVQRLRRRRDRPPGATRVAVLGFPKQGKGYLVNAVLNAPVCAVGDAATPAVPVEIGYSAEPAATLVGRGNERVPVPVEKLTGELGARPPGSLRRVEVGVPRELLSAGLVLVDTPAIGDPRSPRTAAALDVLADADAVVLVSDATTPLSEAEVALAHHVRTWCPHVVVALTKIDVCASWRAVAERDRALLAGAGIDSPVLPVSATVRMAAAKAGDQDLNSRSGFPPLLTWIAEQAARPPEHTSAVLAALSVRAATAELVETLRARAELAGQDAGVDQTTLLHRAQRKADELRKRNTRWQNLLADEIGDLQSDAEYDLRERTRKIVETIDETFDKGDPVKVWDEFGPWLDKTLAEAVETNYNFTADRAEWIAQAVAAAFGAQYDLHDLRLGESGAELIADVRQPRIEGFKIGQKLFTGLRGSYGGVLMFGLVTSLAGLPLINPVSLGAGAAFAAKTISDEGGMRLQRRQAVAKMTAQRHVDDVFLRFSKECRDAIRSVQRKLRDHFTGLAEELADQLARERETIIAGSAERERRMVKLRREIERLAGLHQRAGELGVLAGRAPRELPA; encoded by the coding sequence GTGACCGCTTCCGCTTGGCTCGAAGTGCTCGACGAGACCTTGGACGCCTGCCGGTCCCACGGCCGCGAAGACTTGGTGCAGCGCCTGCGCCGGCGCCGCGACCGGCCGCCAGGCGCGACCCGAGTCGCCGTGCTGGGTTTTCCCAAGCAGGGCAAGGGCTACCTGGTCAACGCCGTGCTCAACGCACCCGTCTGCGCCGTCGGCGACGCCGCGACGCCTGCCGTGCCGGTCGAGATCGGCTACTCCGCCGAACCCGCCGCCACGCTCGTGGGCCGCGGCAACGAACGCGTACCCGTGCCGGTCGAAAAGCTGACCGGTGAACTCGGCGCACGCCCCCCGGGCTCGCTGCGCCGCGTGGAGGTCGGGGTGCCGCGCGAACTGCTTTCGGCGGGCCTCGTGCTCGTCGACACCCCCGCGATCGGCGACCCGCGCTCGCCGCGCACCGCCGCCGCCCTCGACGTGCTGGCCGACGCCGACGCCGTCGTGCTCGTCTCCGACGCCACCACCCCGCTCAGCGAGGCGGAGGTCGCGCTCGCCCACCACGTCCGCACGTGGTGCCCCCACGTCGTGGTCGCCCTGACGAAGATCGACGTCTGCGCGAGCTGGCGCGCCGTCGCCGAACGCGACCGCGCGCTGCTGGCGGGCGCCGGCATCGACTCGCCCGTGCTGCCCGTGTCGGCCACCGTGCGCATGGCCGCGGCGAAGGCGGGGGACCAGGACCTCAACTCGCGCTCCGGTTTCCCCCCGCTGCTCACGTGGATCGCCGAGCAGGCCGCGCGGCCACCCGAGCACACGAGCGCCGTGCTGGCGGCCCTGAGCGTGCGTGCGGCGACCGCTGAGCTCGTGGAGACGCTGCGGGCCCGTGCGGAGCTCGCCGGGCAGGACGCGGGCGTGGACCAGACGACCCTGCTGCACCGCGCGCAGCGCAAGGCCGACGAACTGCGCAAGCGCAACACCCGCTGGCAGAACCTGCTCGCCGACGAGATCGGCGACCTGCAGTCCGACGCCGAGTACGACCTGCGCGAGCGCACCCGCAAGATCGTCGAGACCATCGACGAGACCTTCGACAAGGGCGACCCGGTGAAGGTGTGGGACGAGTTCGGGCCGTGGCTCGACAAGACGCTGGCCGAGGCCGTGGAGACGAACTACAACTTCACCGCCGACCGCGCGGAGTGGATCGCGCAGGCCGTCGCCGCGGCGTTCGGGGCGCAATACGACCTGCACGACCTGCGGCTCGGGGAGTCGGGCGCCGAGCTGATCGCCGACGTCCGCCAGCCGCGCATCGAGGGGTTCAAGATCGGGCAGAAGCTGTTCACGGGTCTGCGTGGTTCCTACGGCGGTGTGCTCATGTTCGGCCTCGTCACGAGCCTCGCCGGGCTGCCGCTGATCAACCCCGTCTCGCTCGGCGCGGGCGCGGCGTTCGCGGCGAAGACGATCAGCGACGAAGGCGGCATGCGGCTGCAGCGCCGCCAGGCGGTGGCGAAGATGACCGCGCAGCGCCACGTCGACGACGTCTTCCTGCGCTTCTCCAAGGAGTGCCGCGACGCCATCCGCAGCGTGCAGCGGAAACTGCGGGATCACTTCACGGGGCTGGCCGAGGAGCTGGCCGACCAGCTCGCGCGGGAACGCGAGACGATCATCGCCGGCTCGGCCGAGCGGGAACGGCGGATGGTGAAGCTGCGCCGCGAGATCGAGCGTCTGGCCGGTCTGCACCAGCGCGCCGGCGAGCTGGGTGTGCTCGCTGGCCGCGCGCCGAGGGAGCTGCCGGCGTGA
- a CDS encoding GTPase yields the protein MTEDVRGLLAEAGGLYRDSPRAAASLHEAFNHLDEPLRVGITGAPGTGKSTLAAALGETRSLRDLTLVDDPSASVLTDATVRLLRHLEPDELASTHPAARSAFARQTAVDTVLVLARADETGAGRIDALLTAKQLARRAWREDPLCSGAQGVIAVAAQLAYGARAFTDDEFELLAAFAAVPREELERYLLSVDAFTDPAFPGPVSVDTRRSLVSRFGLFGVKLALTLIRTGSDSRVKLSTELVRRSGLGELRDTVAGCFAARAEALKARTAVVRLETVLQNEPRPGSDRLEARVERFAATAHDFTELRLIADIRGGRTALSGEPADEAVRLLGAQGTTPEERLGLDFETDPREVYAAGADAVLRWRHEAERQDRPPAERAAAHVVVRSAEGVLALFA from the coding sequence GTGACCGAGGACGTCCGCGGCCTGCTGGCCGAAGCCGGCGGGCTCTACCGCGACAGCCCGCGCGCGGCCGCGTCGCTGCACGAAGCCTTCAACCACCTGGACGAACCGCTGCGCGTCGGCATCACCGGTGCGCCGGGCACGGGCAAGTCGACGCTCGCGGCGGCGCTCGGCGAAACGCGGTCGTTGCGCGATCTGACGTTGGTCGACGACCCGTCCGCCTCGGTGCTGACCGACGCGACCGTGCGGCTGCTGCGTCACCTGGAGCCCGACGAGCTGGCGAGCACGCACCCGGCCGCGCGCTCGGCGTTCGCGCGGCAGACGGCCGTGGACACGGTCCTGGTCCTCGCGCGCGCCGACGAAACGGGAGCGGGCCGCATCGACGCGCTGCTCACGGCCAAGCAGCTGGCGCGCCGTGCGTGGCGCGAAGACCCGCTGTGCAGCGGGGCGCAGGGCGTGATCGCCGTGGCCGCGCAGCTCGCGTACGGCGCCCGCGCGTTCACCGACGACGAGTTCGAGCTGCTGGCCGCGTTCGCCGCCGTGCCGCGCGAGGAGCTGGAGCGCTACCTGCTGTCGGTGGACGCGTTCACCGATCCCGCGTTCCCAGGGCCGGTTTCGGTGGACACGCGGCGTTCGCTGGTTTCGCGGTTCGGGTTGTTCGGGGTGAAGTTGGCGCTGACGTTGATCCGCACGGGCAGCGACAGCCGCGTGAAGCTGTCCACCGAGCTCGTGCGGCGCAGTGGCCTGGGGGAGCTGCGGGACACCGTCGCGGGGTGCTTCGCGGCGCGCGCTGAGGCGCTGAAGGCGCGTACGGCCGTGGTGCGGCTGGAGACCGTGCTGCAGAACGAACCGCGGCCGGGCAGTGACCGGCTGGAGGCGCGCGTAGAGCGCTTCGCCGCGACCGCCCACGACTTCACGGAGCTGCGCCTGATCGCCGACATCCGCGGCGGCCGGACCGCGCTGTCCGGCGAGCCCGCGGACGAGGCTGTGCGGCTGCTGGGTGCGCAAGGGACGACGCCGGAGGAACGTCTGGGCCTCGACTTCGAGACGGACCCGCGGGAGGTCTACGCCGCTGGCGCGGACGCCGTGCTGCGGTGGCGGCACGAGGCCGAGCGGCAGGACCGCCCGCCGGCCGAGCGCGCGGCCGCGCACGTGGTGGTGCGCAGCGCCGAAGGGGTGCTGGCGCTGTTCGCCTGA
- a CDS encoding long-chain-fatty-acid--CoA ligase, which translates to MAVDERPDFRLLGDVLEHWARERGDEPAVTFGGVTRTWAHFEERVRRLSAALAADGVGRGDRVAFVDKNHPACLEVSFAVAALGAANAIVNWRLSPDELAYILADSGAEIVFVGAELVPVLEGIRDRLPALRQFVVVGGDSDAFEALVSAGDPSSVDLPSVGEDEGVLVMYTSGTTGFPKGAVLTHRSVLTHGTAVGTAFPMADGDKNLVAMPLFHVGGTCYAILGFLTGLPTIMTREPDAPSLFGALAAGATHAFLVPAVVGAIVQAGEQAIAGFSRLKYLGYGASPMPLPLLRTALAAWPDMEFVQVYGMTELSGAVTTLDGVAHRDASRPERLASAGTPVPGVEVRIVDPATLEDAESGEVWIRTDQRMSGYLGKPEASAETIVDGWVRTGDIGRVDDGGFVFLEDRVKDMIITGGENVYSPEVERVVAEFPGVAEVAVIGVPDERWGEQVKAVIAPMPGEVVDVDKLLEFCRERLAHFKCPASVDVLEALPRNATGKILKRSLREPYWRDRDRNV; encoded by the coding sequence ATGGCTGTCGACGAACGTCCCGACTTTCGTCTGCTGGGAGACGTGCTCGAGCACTGGGCGCGCGAGCGGGGCGACGAGCCGGCGGTGACCTTCGGCGGCGTCACGCGGACCTGGGCGCATTTCGAGGAGCGCGTGCGGCGGCTGTCCGCTGCGCTGGCGGCTGACGGCGTCGGGCGCGGCGACCGGGTGGCGTTCGTGGACAAGAACCACCCGGCGTGCCTTGAGGTGTCCTTCGCGGTGGCGGCGCTGGGGGCGGCCAACGCGATCGTGAACTGGCGCCTTTCGCCCGACGAACTGGCGTACATTCTCGCGGATTCCGGTGCGGAGATCGTGTTCGTCGGGGCGGAGCTGGTGCCGGTTCTGGAGGGGATCCGGGATCGGCTTCCTGCTTTGCGGCAGTTCGTTGTCGTGGGCGGGGACTCCGACGCTTTCGAGGCTCTTGTTTCGGCGGGTGATCCGTCCTCTGTGGACTTGCCTTCGGTTGGCGAGGACGAGGGTGTGCTCGTGATGTACACCAGCGGTACCACGGGATTCCCGAAGGGCGCCGTGCTCACTCACCGCAGCGTGCTGACGCACGGCACCGCGGTGGGCACGGCCTTCCCGATGGCCGACGGCGACAAGAACCTCGTGGCGATGCCGCTTTTCCACGTCGGCGGAACCTGTTACGCCATCCTGGGTTTCCTCACCGGCCTGCCGACGATCATGACCCGCGAACCGGACGCCCCGTCGCTGTTCGGCGCGCTGGCCGCGGGGGCGACGCACGCCTTCCTCGTGCCGGCGGTCGTCGGCGCGATCGTGCAGGCGGGGGAACAGGCGATCGCCGGGTTCTCCCGGCTGAAGTACCTCGGTTACGGCGCTTCCCCGATGCCGCTCCCGCTGCTGCGCACGGCGCTGGCCGCGTGGCCGGACATGGAGTTCGTGCAGGTGTACGGCATGACTGAGTTGTCCGGCGCCGTAACGACTCTCGACGGCGTCGCGCACCGCGACGCGTCTCGCCCCGAGCGTCTGGCTTCGGCCGGCACGCCGGTGCCCGGGGTCGAGGTGCGGATCGTCGACCCGGCGACGTTGGAGGACGCCGAGTCGGGCGAGGTGTGGATCCGCACGGACCAGCGGATGTCGGGCTACCTGGGCAAACCCGAGGCCTCCGCCGAGACGATCGTCGACGGCTGGGTGCGCACGGGCGACATCGGCCGCGTCGACGACGGCGGGTTTGTATTTCTCGAAGACCGCGTGAAGGACATGATCATCACCGGCGGCGAGAACGTCTATTCGCCCGAGGTGGAACGCGTGGTGGCCGAGTTCCCCGGCGTTGCGGAGGTCGCCGTGATCGGCGTGCCGGACGAACGGTGGGGCGAACAGGTGAAGGCCGTGATCGCGCCGATGCCGGGCGAGGTGGTCGACGTGGACAAACTGCTGGAGTTCTGCCGGGAGCGCTTGGCGCACTTCAAGTGCCCGGCCAGTGTTGACGTTCTTGAGGCATTGCCGCGCAACGCGACGGGGAAGATCCTGAAGCGCTCGCTGCGGGAGCCCTATTGGCGGGATCGGGACCGCAACGTCTGA
- a CDS encoding TetR/AcrR family transcriptional regulator gives MAAVTREQYFEAALGVLAGDGFAGLNVGRLCRDLGVTSGSFYHHFGGWSAFVEDLLVFWENRQVLILASGSFGQAGPAADFAALMELTLGLHHKAEAAIRAWAANDEAVRAAQKRVDDARLKTVGRAVKGLVGDAALARTLTALGLAMLVGHQQLAAAGEDTDLAALIAEYTWLVHARA, from the coding sequence ATGGCCGCGGTGACCCGGGAGCAGTATTTCGAGGCGGCGCTCGGCGTGCTCGCCGGTGATGGTTTCGCCGGTTTGAACGTCGGCCGTTTGTGCCGCGATCTGGGTGTGACGAGCGGGTCCTTTTATCACCATTTCGGCGGCTGGTCGGCGTTCGTCGAGGATCTACTGGTCTTTTGGGAGAACCGGCAGGTTTTGATCCTGGCCTCGGGTTCGTTCGGCCAGGCCGGCCCTGCCGCAGACTTCGCGGCGCTGATGGAACTGACACTCGGCCTGCACCACAAGGCCGAGGCAGCGATCCGCGCCTGGGCGGCCAACGACGAGGCCGTGCGCGCGGCCCAGAAGCGGGTGGACGACGCCCGGCTGAAGACCGTGGGGCGCGCAGTCAAGGGTTTGGTGGGCGATGCCGCCCTCGCTCGCACCCTCACCGCCCTCGGCCTGGCGATGCTCGTGGGACACCAGCAACTCGCGGCCGCCGGTGAGGACACGGATCTCGCCGCCTTGATCGCGGAGTACACCTGGCTGGTGCACGCCCGCGCCTAG
- a CDS encoding pyridoxamine 5'-phosphate oxidase family protein: protein MEIDLTARSDEFRAFWTERRLASLTTVRPDGTPHVVAVGVTVDFEAGVARVITFSDSHKARLAKAAGEGGVAAAVCQLEGPIWSTLEGLMVLRDDPEAVKDAENRYAARYRQPKPNPKRVVLEIRVRKVIGNA, encoded by the coding sequence ATGGAGATCGATCTGACCGCGCGCAGCGACGAGTTCCGGGCCTTCTGGACCGAGCGGAGGCTCGCCTCCCTGACCACGGTCCGGCCGGACGGCACGCCGCACGTCGTGGCGGTGGGAGTCACCGTCGACTTCGAGGCGGGCGTGGCGAGGGTCATCACGTTTTCCGACTCCCACAAAGCGCGCCTCGCCAAGGCCGCGGGCGAGGGTGGCGTAGCGGCGGCGGTGTGCCAGCTCGAAGGGCCCATCTGGTCGACACTGGAAGGACTCATGGTCCTCCGCGACGATCCGGAAGCCGTCAAGGACGCCGAAAACCGGTACGCCGCGAGGTACCGTCAGCCGAAGCCGAATCCCAAGCGGGTGGTGTTGGAGATCCGCGTCAGGAAGGTCATCGGCAACGCCTAG
- a CDS encoding IS256 family transposase — MTSDLVSRRKRDEKPAQLSPEQAAAAAMVAEAKARGLALTGPDGLLKLFTKNVLETALNEEMTEHLGHEKNQVDPDRESTNVRNGSRPKTVISDAVGEVRVEVPRDRESTFEPQIVKKRQRRLADVDEIVLSLYAKGMTTGEIAAHFGEIYGASVSKETISRITDKVIAEMQEWASRPLDVIYAAVFIDAIHVKVRDGQVANRPVYAAIGVTVDGHKDVLGLWMGVGGEGAKFWMSVLVDLKNRGVRDVFFLVCDGLKGLPETVANVWPQTIVQTCIVHLIRNTFRLAARQNWDEIKRDIKPIYTAPNPDAALAALDELDEKWGKKYGAMIRLWRNAWEEFVPFLDYDVEIRRMICSTNAIESLNARYRRAIRARGHFPTEQAAMKCLYLVTRSLDPTGTGRARWTMRWKPVINAFAITFGDRWPGAETY; from the coding sequence ATGACATCGGACCTTGTGAGTCGACGCAAGCGTGACGAGAAGCCGGCGCAGCTGTCGCCGGAGCAGGCCGCTGCGGCGGCGATGGTGGCCGAGGCCAAGGCGCGTGGGCTGGCGTTGACCGGCCCGGACGGGCTGCTGAAGCTGTTCACCAAGAACGTGCTGGAAACGGCATTGAACGAGGAAATGACCGAGCACCTCGGGCACGAGAAGAACCAGGTCGACCCGGACCGGGAATCGACCAATGTGCGAAATGGTAGTCGGCCGAAGACCGTGATCTCGGACGCAGTCGGCGAGGTGCGGGTCGAGGTGCCGCGGGATCGGGAAAGCACGTTCGAGCCGCAGATCGTGAAGAAGCGGCAGCGTCGGCTTGCCGATGTGGACGAGATCGTGTTGTCGTTGTATGCGAAAGGGATGACCACTGGCGAAATAGCCGCGCATTTCGGTGAGATTTATGGGGCGTCGGTGAGCAAGGAGACGATATCGCGGATCACCGACAAAGTGATAGCCGAGATGCAGGAATGGGCCAGCCGCCCGCTCGATGTGATCTACGCGGCGGTGTTCATTGACGCGATCCACGTCAAGGTCCGGGACGGGCAGGTCGCCAACCGCCCGGTCTACGCGGCCATCGGCGTGACCGTGGACGGGCACAAGGACGTGCTGGGCCTGTGGATGGGCGTCGGCGGCGAGGGCGCGAAGTTCTGGATGAGCGTTCTGGTCGACCTGAAGAACCGGGGCGTTCGTGACGTGTTCTTCCTCGTCTGCGACGGTCTCAAAGGCCTCCCGGAGACTGTTGCGAACGTGTGGCCGCAAACCATCGTTCAGACGTGCATCGTTCACCTGATCCGCAATACGTTCCGGTTGGCGGCGCGGCAGAACTGGGACGAGATCAAGAGGGATATTAAACCCATCTACACCGCACCCAATCCTGACGCGGCGCTTGCCGCATTGGACGAACTCGACGAGAAATGGGGTAAAAAGTATGGTGCGATGATTCGACTGTGGCGCAACGCGTGGGAAGAGTTTGTACCGTTCCTGGACTACGATGTTGAAATTCGGCGCATGATCTGCTCGACGAATGCGATCGAATCACTGAACGCCCGCTACCGGCGGGCGATCCGTGCGCGCGGGCATTTCCCCACCGAGCAGGCCGCGATGAAGTGTCTGTATCTTGTGACACGCAGCCTGGACCCGACGGGGACCGGGCGCGCCAGGTGGACAATGCGTTGGAAGCCCGTGATCAACGCGTTCGCCATCACGTTCGGTGACCGCTGGCCGGGAGCCGAAACCTACTGA
- a CDS encoding NADAR family protein — protein MGPQPRTFDELCRALDRGRRFKYLPFWGHRPEPGWRIGAGCLSQWWPAGFEVDGRLFATAEHYMMWRKARLFGDEGAAQRIRVAPHPGAAKALGREVRGFDAEVWNASRFDIVVEGNVAKFGQNAGLAEFLANTGERVLVEASPVDRVWGIGLAPDDQRVGEPRAWRGLNLLGFALMKARQDVGTRGRKPAAS, from the coding sequence ATGGGACCACAGCCGCGGACGTTCGATGAGCTCTGTCGTGCCTTGGACCGGGGGCGGCGGTTCAAGTACCTGCCGTTCTGGGGGCACCGGCCGGAGCCGGGTTGGCGGATCGGGGCCGGGTGTCTGAGCCAGTGGTGGCCGGCGGGGTTCGAGGTGGACGGGCGGCTGTTCGCGACCGCGGAGCACTACATGATGTGGCGGAAGGCGAGGCTGTTCGGGGACGAGGGCGCGGCGCAGCGGATTCGGGTGGCGCCGCATCCGGGCGCGGCGAAGGCCCTCGGTCGCGAAGTAAGAGGCTTCGACGCCGAAGTGTGGAACGCCAGCCGGTTCGACATCGTCGTGGAGGGGAACGTGGCGAAGTTCGGGCAGAACGCCGGGCTGGCCGAGTTCCTGGCCAACACGGGGGAGCGCGTGCTCGTGGAGGCGAGCCCGGTGGATCGAGTGTGGGGGATCGGGCTGGCGCCGGACGACCAGCGCGTGGGCGAGCCCCGCGCGTGGCGGGGGCTCAACCTACTGGGGTTCGCGTTGATGAAGGCGCGTCAGGACGTGGGGACGCGAGGGCGCAAGCCGGCGGCCTCGTAG
- a CDS encoding Gfo/Idh/MocA family protein has protein sequence MRIGVLGAAGIVPEALLKPARENPDVDIAAIAARDISRAHEFATKHRIPEVHATYEELLADPSIDAVYNPTPNGLHGRWTLAAMAAGKHVLCEKPFTANASEARLVADAAEAAGLVVMEAFHYRYHPFTRRMEELLASGELGEVQHIETAVCFPLPRFKDIRYNLSLAGGATMDAGCYAVHMARVLGGATPSVVDARAKLRSPEIDRAMTASLRFPSGATGRVRASLWSSDVLRISARVVCSGGELRAINPLSPQFWHRLSIRRGDSRSVERFSHRPSYAYQLEAFADAVLREVPNLTPPSDAIETMTVVDAIYEAAGLRPRVPTS, from the coding sequence ATGCGCATCGGAGTGCTCGGAGCCGCGGGAATCGTCCCGGAAGCCCTGCTCAAGCCGGCCCGGGAGAACCCGGACGTCGACATCGCGGCCATCGCGGCGCGCGACATCTCGCGCGCCCACGAGTTCGCCACGAAGCACCGCATCCCCGAGGTGCACGCGACCTACGAAGAGCTGCTCGCGGACCCGTCCATCGACGCCGTGTACAACCCGACGCCCAACGGCCTCCACGGCCGCTGGACCCTCGCCGCCATGGCCGCCGGCAAGCACGTGCTGTGCGAGAAACCCTTCACCGCCAACGCTTCCGAGGCCCGCCTCGTCGCCGACGCGGCCGAGGCGGCCGGGCTCGTGGTGATGGAGGCCTTCCACTACCGCTACCACCCGTTCACGCGACGCATGGAGGAACTGCTGGCGTCCGGCGAGCTGGGCGAGGTGCAGCACATCGAGACCGCGGTGTGTTTCCCGCTGCCGCGCTTCAAGGACATCCGCTACAACCTGTCCCTTGCGGGCGGCGCCACCATGGACGCGGGCTGCTACGCCGTCCACATGGCACGCGTGCTGGGCGGCGCGACCCCGTCTGTTGTGGATGCCCGCGCCAAGCTGCGTTCCCCGGAAATCGACCGCGCCATGACGGCGTCCTTGCGCTTCCCGTCCGGCGCGACGGGCCGCGTGCGCGCCTCGCTGTGGTCGTCGGACGTCCTGCGCATCAGCGCCCGCGTCGTCTGCAGCGGCGGCGAGCTGCGGGCGATCAACCCGCTCTCACCGCAGTTCTGGCACCGCCTGTCCATTCGACGCGGCGATTCCCGCTCAGTGGAACGCTTCTCCCACCGGCCCTCGTACGCCTACCAACTGGAAGCCTTCGCCGACGCGGTATTGCGCGAGGTGCCGAACCTGACGCCCCCCTCGGACGCCATCGAAACCATGACCGTCGTCGACGCGATCTACGAGGCCGCCGGCTTGCGCCCTCGCGTCCCCACGTCCTGA
- a CDS encoding ABC transporter substrate-binding protein, translating to MPSPSRTRAWQAALLTGALALVTAACGGGPDGAGGAQQPAGAGASPIPDNAALIAAVKPDAQLTAALPAAVAQAKTLHLASNIQSAPNNFYSSDGKTPIGYEVDLAKAIGAKLGVTVSYQDMAFGSLITSLQSGRVDLTMAAMNDTKERQQQIDFVDYFSSGITIMVRKGNPDDITGPDTLCGKNVAVVQGTSHQKFAAAQSTECTQAGKPAITVTATDSDTQNQNQLRTGRVAAILNDLPSAVYISRTAGDGKFFEVVPGAPIEGGPYGIGFTKTNTKLRDAVKQALQELVADGTYGKILQAWGVEQGAVKEAAVNGGS from the coding sequence ATGCCGTCGCCGTCCCGTACCCGCGCCTGGCAGGCCGCCCTGCTGACCGGTGCGCTCGCCCTCGTCACCGCGGCCTGCGGAGGTGGTCCCGACGGCGCCGGCGGCGCGCAGCAGCCGGCCGGCGCGGGAGCCTCGCCCATCCCGGACAACGCCGCGCTGATCGCCGCGGTGAAGCCCGACGCGCAGCTCACCGCCGCCCTGCCGGCCGCCGTCGCACAGGCCAAGACGCTGCACCTCGCGTCGAACATCCAGTCGGCGCCCAACAACTTCTACTCGAGCGACGGCAAGACGCCGATCGGCTACGAGGTGGACCTGGCGAAGGCGATCGGCGCGAAACTGGGCGTCACGGTGTCGTATCAGGACATGGCGTTCGGCTCGCTGATCACGAGCCTGCAGTCCGGCCGCGTGGACTTGACCATGGCGGCGATGAACGACACCAAGGAACGCCAGCAGCAGATCGACTTCGTCGACTACTTCTCCTCCGGCATCACGATCATGGTCCGCAAGGGCAACCCCGACGACATCACGGGCCCGGACACGTTGTGCGGCAAGAACGTCGCCGTGGTGCAGGGCACGAGCCACCAGAAGTTCGCCGCCGCGCAGAGCACCGAGTGCACGCAGGCGGGCAAGCCGGCGATCACCGTCACGGCCACCGACTCCGACACGCAGAACCAGAATCAGCTGCGCACCGGCCGCGTCGCCGCGATCCTCAACGACCTGCCCAGCGCCGTCTACATCTCGCGAACCGCGGGTGACGGCAAGTTCTTCGAGGTTGTGCCGGGCGCGCCGATCGAGGGCGGGCCGTACGGCATCGGCTTCACCAAGACCAACACGAAGCTGCGCGACGCCGTGAAGCAGGCGCTGCAGGAGCTCGTCGCAGACGGCACGTACGGCAAGATCCTGCAGGCCTGGGGCGTGGAGCAGGGCGCGGTCAAGGAGGCGGCCGTCAATGGCGGGAGCTGA
- a CDS encoding amino acid ABC transporter permease, translating into MAGAEPLPIVRLKHWGRWVSAVVIVALLVLLGFALAQAQIEWDSVPDFVFYRVMAVGLLNTVVLAVISQAVAIVLGILIALLRRSANPVAKWFAAAYIWLFRGLPVLLQILIWYNLALIFPTISIPLPFGGYLVHEQTNVLISAFTAALLGLALNESAYMAEIVRAGLTSVDVGQTEAAKSIGMTPGATLRRVVLPQAMRVIIPPTGNDFINMLKGTSMASVIGVTELIHAANNISSNNLLVMETLIAAAIWYMVVVTVAGVGQHYLERSFGAADRGPAARVGKALRGMPLVRSARV; encoded by the coding sequence ATGGCGGGAGCTGAGCCGCTGCCGATCGTCCGGCTGAAGCACTGGGGCCGCTGGGTTTCGGCGGTGGTCATCGTCGCCCTGCTCGTGCTGCTGGGGTTCGCGCTCGCGCAGGCCCAGATCGAGTGGGACTCGGTGCCCGACTTCGTGTTCTACCGTGTGATGGCCGTCGGGTTGCTCAACACGGTGGTGCTCGCGGTGATCTCGCAGGCCGTGGCCATCGTGCTCGGTATCCTGATCGCCCTGTTGCGCCGCAGCGCCAACCCGGTGGCGAAATGGTTCGCGGCCGCGTACATCTGGCTCTTCCGCGGGCTTCCGGTGCTGCTGCAGATCCTCATCTGGTACAACCTCGCGCTGATCTTCCCGACGATCTCGATCCCGCTGCCCTTCGGCGGTTACCTCGTCCACGAGCAGACGAACGTGCTGATCAGCGCGTTCACCGCGGCGCTGCTCGGCTTGGCATTGAACGAGAGTGCCTACATGGCCGAGATCGTGCGCGCGGGGCTGACCAGTGTGGACGTCGGGCAGACCGAGGCCGCGAAGTCCATCGGCATGACTCCGGGCGCGACGCTGCGGCGCGTGGTGCTGCCGCAGGCCATGCGCGTGATCATCCCGCCGACCGGCAATGACTTCATCAACATGCTCAAGGGCACCTCGATGGCGTCGGTGATCGGCGTGACCGAGCTGATCCACGCGGCCAACAACATCTCGTCCAACAACCTGCTGGTCATGGAAACGCTCATCGCGGCCGCGATCTGGTACATGGTCGTGGTGACGGTGGCCGGCGTCGGGCAGCACTACCTGGAACGCTCGTTCGGCGCCGCCGATCGCGGGCCCGCGGCGAGGGTGGGGAAGGCGTTGCGGGGGATGCCGCTGGTGAGGAGTGCCCGTGTCTGA